The Candidatus Deferrimicrobiaceae bacterium genome contains a region encoding:
- a CDS encoding 2-hydroxyacyl-CoA dehydratase: MTRVGFTTTIPVEVLYAAGHTPVDLNNLFIASPDPSRYVRLAEADGFPRNSCGWVKGIYGVVRTHGVTDVIAVSRGDCSFTQALMEVLQYRGVNVTPFAFPYDRDPRALSLEIRKMARRFGTTMARAETEKKKLDAVRQAALEIDRLTWREGKVTGEENHLWLVSCSDFEGDPEGYERRALAFLAEARRRPARRDLVPIAFVGVPPITSGLHAFFEEAGGRAVLNEVQRQFAMPQATRSLTEQYREYTYPYSFFERLKDIRGEVARRQARGVVHYVQSFCFRQIEDILLREEVDLPVLTLEGDEPGPLDGRTKIRIQAFLEMLR, encoded by the coding sequence ATCACGCGCGTCGGCTTCACCACCACGATCCCGGTCGAGGTCCTGTACGCCGCGGGGCACACCCCCGTCGACCTCAACAACCTCTTCATCGCCTCGCCCGACCCCTCCCGGTATGTCCGGCTCGCCGAAGCCGACGGCTTCCCGCGGAACAGCTGCGGCTGGGTCAAGGGGATCTACGGGGTCGTCCGCACGCACGGCGTAACCGACGTGATCGCCGTCTCCCGGGGAGACTGCAGCTTCACCCAGGCGCTCATGGAGGTGCTCCAGTACCGGGGGGTGAACGTCACCCCCTTCGCTTTCCCGTACGACCGGGACCCCCGGGCCCTTTCCCTCGAAATCCGGAAGATGGCCCGCCGGTTCGGCACGACGATGGCCCGCGCGGAGACCGAGAAGAAAAAGCTCGACGCCGTCCGCCAGGCGGCCCTCGAGATCGACCGGCTGACCTGGCGGGAGGGGAAGGTGACGGGAGAGGAGAACCACCTGTGGCTCGTTTCCTGCTCGGACTTCGAAGGGGACCCGGAAGGGTACGAGCGCAGGGCCCTCGCCTTCCTCGCCGAAGCGCGGCGCCGGCCGGCCCGGCGCGACCTGGTCCCGATCGCCTTCGTCGGCGTCCCGCCGATCACCTCGGGGCTGCACGCCTTCTTCGAGGAGGCGGGGGGGCGGGCGGTTTTGAACGAGGTGCAGCGGCAGTTCGCGATGCCGCAGGCCACGCGGTCGCTCACCGAGCAGTACCGGGAATACACCTACCCCTACTCCTTCTTCGAGCGTCTCAAGGACATTCGCGGGGAAGTCGCCCGACGGCAAGCGCGCGGGGTGGTCCACTACGTCCAGTCGTTCTGCTTCCGGCAGATCGAGGACATCCTGCTCCGCGAGGAGGTCGACCTGCCGGTCCTCACGCTGGAGGGCGACGAACCGGGACCCCTCGACGGCCGGACGAAGATCCGGATCCAGGCGTTCCTCGAGATGCTGCGCTGA
- the murI gene encoding glutamate racemase, with protein sequence MDRPVGVFDSGVGGLTVLRELARALPGERFLYLGDTARVPYGTKSGETVTRYSIEIANYLITHHDIKMLVVACNTASSLALPVLRKIYKIPVVGMVDPCVRRAASLPHRERIGVIGTAGTIRSGAYEQAIRAAVPAARVVSVPCPLLVALAEEGWVETAVTRSVIAEYLAPYRSDPPDSLILGCTHYPVLKNSIREFLGGNTVLIDSGEESARVVDILLSEGEMKGDGKRPGVVFLVTDDPERFRSVGESFFGEKIDPVEKVSL encoded by the coding sequence GTGGATCGGCCGGTCGGGGTGTTCGATTCGGGAGTGGGAGGATTGACCGTCCTCCGCGAACTGGCGAGGGCCCTTCCCGGCGAGCGGTTTCTCTACCTCGGGGATACGGCCCGGGTCCCGTACGGGACCAAATCGGGGGAGACCGTCACCCGGTATTCCATCGAGATCGCCAACTACCTCATCACGCATCACGACATCAAGATGCTCGTGGTGGCGTGCAACACGGCTTCGTCCCTCGCCCTGCCCGTTCTCCGGAAGATCTACAAGATTCCCGTGGTGGGGATGGTGGACCCTTGCGTGCGCCGCGCCGCCTCTTTGCCGCACAGGGAGAGGATCGGAGTAATCGGGACCGCCGGCACGATTCGTTCGGGAGCGTACGAGCAGGCGATTCGCGCCGCCGTTCCCGCCGCCCGCGTCGTCAGCGTGCCGTGTCCCCTCCTTGTCGCCCTGGCGGAGGAAGGGTGGGTCGAAACGGCGGTGACGCGTTCCGTGATCGCCGAATACCTCGCGCCATACCGGTCGGATCCTCCGGACTCCCTCATCCTCGGGTGCACCCATTACCCCGTGCTCAAGAACTCGATCCGGGAATTCCTGGGCGGGAACACGGTGCTGATCGACTCCGGGGAGGAGTCGGCGCGTGTCGTGGATATCCTCCTTTCGGAGGGAGAAATGAAGGGGGACGGGAAGCGGCCCGGGGTTGTTTTCCTGGTCACCGACGATCCGGAGCGCTTCCGGAGCGTGGGAGAGTCGTTCTTCGGAGAAAAGATAGATCCCGTGGAGAAGGTTTCCCTGTGA
- a CDS encoding ATP-binding cassette domain-containing protein yields MIEAFRVGAVSRGRTLWEGLDLAAGDGEIWVVTGPPACGKTLLMRILRGERRPDSGDVVAGGESLYRGSPGHNLRFRAFSGMVPEYLPVPPGRTVGDLFRLSALAAGGVVAAERTRRMEELLAIVGLPGVEGAEVSSLSASERARAALAVELFRSPKYLFLDMLLANAGREWEERLWGLFRALAKEEKTILLMERRLPDRWQGAKEILSLSAGPFTWSRMAAFPPQRQGAPAAPAPSGVPGDRPGGEAGGDGTPGQDGPAREATKGEE; encoded by the coding sequence ATGATTGAGGCGTTCCGCGTCGGCGCCGTCTCGCGGGGGCGGACCCTCTGGGAGGGGCTTGACCTTGCCGCGGGGGACGGCGAGATCTGGGTCGTAACCGGCCCCCCTGCCTGCGGGAAGACGCTCCTGATGCGGATTCTGCGCGGGGAGAGGCGGCCCGACTCCGGGGATGTCGTCGCGGGGGGGGAGTCCCTGTACCGGGGAAGCCCGGGACATAACCTGCGCTTTCGCGCCTTTTCGGGTATGGTGCCGGAATATCTCCCCGTCCCGCCGGGAAGGACCGTGGGGGACCTCTTTCGCCTCTCCGCGCTCGCCGCGGGGGGTGTGGTTGCCGCGGAGAGAACGAGGCGGATGGAGGAACTGCTCGCGATCGTGGGGCTTCCCGGGGTGGAGGGAGCGGAGGTTTCGTCCCTCTCGGCATCGGAGCGGGCCAGGGCCGCGCTCGCGGTGGAACTTTTCCGGAGCCCGAAGTATCTCTTTCTCGATATGCTTCTTGCCAACGCGGGAAGGGAGTGGGAGGAAAGGCTCTGGGGCTTGTTCCGGGCGCTGGCCAAGGAGGAGAAAACGATTCTCCTGATGGAGCGCCGCCTGCCCGACCGGTGGCAGGGGGCGAAGGAAATCCTCTCCCTGTCCGCGGGGCCCTTTACCTGGTCCCGGATGGCCGCTTTTCCGCCGCAGCGGCAAGGCGCGCCTGCGGCCCCCGCCCCGTCGGGCGTCCCGGGAGACCGGCCCGGTGGAGAGGCCGGGGGGGACGGGACGCCGGGGCAGGACGGGCCGGCCCGGGAAGCGACGAAGGGGGAGGAATGA
- a CDS encoding permease-like cell division protein FtsX, with translation MSGPSLWWIDWSLHGKPMRRETVGRFLLCFFVASYFLAMLLSGGGNRFLSAQYTMTVILRGGVPDEEGEGIGGKVAALPQVREANYRNPEQAWKEFLAAYPGLESVRSAGKNPLPGYVEIRLRPGGMSEEGIGGVRDAIEPLPQVEKILSGGDVMASLLRMKRWANAVLWGGFALACVVFAIVLGMQEKARAARLAPEVSFLADRGVPGGRIAARRAAGAFVAGGLLAFLAAGASCAAMFFLSGRFSFVRVAVGPAQELQDARVALPAALFLLSAAILQALASLAGWRAAFPKGR, from the coding sequence ATGAGCGGTCCCTCGCTGTGGTGGATCGACTGGAGCCTGCACGGGAAACCGATGCGGCGGGAGACCGTCGGCCGGTTCCTGCTCTGTTTTTTCGTGGCCTCGTATTTCCTGGCGATGCTTCTGTCGGGGGGGGGCAACCGGTTTCTCTCCGCGCAGTACACGATGACCGTCATCCTGCGCGGAGGCGTCCCCGACGAGGAGGGGGAAGGTATCGGGGGGAAGGTCGCCGCGTTGCCCCAGGTCCGGGAGGCGAATTACCGGAACCCGGAACAGGCATGGAAGGAGTTCCTTGCGGCCTACCCGGGGCTCGAATCGGTTCGGAGCGCCGGGAAGAACCCCCTTCCGGGGTATGTGGAGATACGCCTTCGGCCCGGGGGGATGTCCGAAGAGGGGATCGGGGGAGTCCGGGATGCGATCGAGCCCCTTCCCCAGGTCGAGAAGATCCTTTCGGGCGGGGACGTCATGGCGAGCCTCCTGCGGATGAAGCGGTGGGCCAACGCCGTTCTCTGGGGCGGCTTCGCCCTGGCGTGCGTCGTGTTCGCGATCGTTCTCGGGATGCAGGAGAAGGCCCGGGCGGCCAGGCTTGCCCCCGAAGTCTCCTTCCTCGCGGACAGGGGGGTTCCGGGAGGAAGGATCGCCGCGAGGCGGGCCGCCGGCGCGTTCGTCGCCGGGGGGCTGCTCGCCTTTCTTGCCGCCGGCGCGTCCTGCGCCGCTATGTTCTTCCTGTCCGGCCGCTTCTCTTTCGTGCGCGTCGCGGTGGGCCCCGCGCAGGAGTTGCAGGACGCGCGGGTTGCCCTTCCCGCGGCCCTGTTCCTTCTGTCCGCCGCGATTCTCCAGGCGCTGGCCTCTCTTGCCGGGTGGCGCGCGGCTTTTCCCAAGGGAAGATGA